A stretch of Natronococcus sp. CG52 DNA encodes these proteins:
- a CDS encoding AAA family ATPase has translation MGNSSDEVYTREDAEEEIDILRRVEEDVVDAIKNAEDESVVRYLIEDEELDRIHDGKRGLGKVRRAVLESSIASDSLKRLVSLRGDETPEEVLVPDDVMRNAKVALKTGKPVVLYGPTGTGKTTFAKQLAQDTGIGYSLNTATPSWTPSDIIGGISPDYTGESLSYRTKLGCVSEAVQRARRFDVQYGVILDEITRADISKIFGPLYTAIENPHQTIFETDEGETIELDERVNIICTMNMSDRTVNELDNAITRRFAMIELDEYEEDKRRQLFKDWITTHVTENTDLGESEILRLFERDYQGINHGHESTSQGSIMRFGPMHYRDVAVFLGVGCREGGEYEYDQTDAVGQAFRTYIVPRLLNAAAFPQIERIAEHYRAMNGEFEEFDLAPAAELAERELEQERRQMGSYE, from the coding sequence ATGGGTAATTCATCTGACGAGGTCTACACACGAGAGGATGCAGAGGAGGAGATAGATATCCTTCGTCGCGTCGAGGAGGATGTTGTAGATGCAATCAAAAACGCAGAAGACGAAAGCGTAGTTCGGTATTTGATCGAAGACGAAGAACTGGATAGGATCCACGATGGAAAGCGTGGACTCGGTAAAGTTCGACGTGCAGTCTTGGAATCCTCGATTGCTTCTGACAGCCTTAAGCGTCTCGTGAGTTTGCGAGGAGATGAAACACCTGAGGAAGTCCTTGTCCCAGACGATGTGATGCGAAACGCAAAGGTTGCCCTCAAAACCGGAAAGCCAGTCGTTCTGTACGGTCCTACTGGTACAGGGAAAACAACCTTCGCAAAACAGCTGGCCCAAGACACCGGTATCGGATACAGTCTCAATACTGCAACGCCTTCGTGGACACCGTCAGATATCATCGGGGGCATCAGCCCAGACTATACCGGAGAATCTCTGAGCTACCGTACGAAATTAGGCTGCGTTTCGGAGGCCGTACAGCGTGCCCGTCGATTTGACGTCCAATACGGCGTGATCCTAGACGAAATCACTCGCGCAGATATCTCCAAAATCTTTGGCCCGCTGTATACTGCTATCGAGAATCCTCACCAGACCATTTTCGAGACTGACGAAGGTGAGACAATTGAACTCGACGAGCGGGTGAACATCATCTGCACTATGAATATGTCCGACCGGACGGTGAACGAACTTGACAACGCGATCACCCGCCGGTTCGCCATGATCGAACTGGACGAGTACGAGGAGGACAAACGCCGGCAGCTGTTCAAAGATTGGATCACCACACACGTCACCGAAAACACGGATCTCGGCGAAAGCGAGATCCTTCGACTGTTCGAGCGCGATTATCAGGGAATTAATCACGGTCACGAATCGACGTCGCAAGGATCGATCATGCGCTTCGGTCCGATGCACTACCGCGACGTCGCCGTTTTCCTCGGCGTCGGCTGTCGGGAGGGTGGCGAGTATGAGTACGACCAGACTGATGCGGTCGGACAGGCGTTCCGGACGTACATCGTTCCGCGACTCCTGAACGCCGCCGCGTTCCCGCAAATCGAGCGAATCGCAGAACACTACCGCGCGATGAACGGAGAGTTCGAGGAGTTCGACCTCGCCCCTGCTGCTGAGTTAGCCGAACGAGAACTCGAACAGGAAAGACGTCAGATGGGCTCCTACGAATAA
- a CDS encoding DHH family phosphoesterase — protein sequence MSTGVTISSISDYAILGCGSVGYAVAEELVEQGKDVVIIDRDESRVESLRDQDLDARTADIREPESADLVAERDVVLILASDVEANKKAVEHIRSRNDESQFLVARASDPVSGDELSDLGADIVINPSSVIAESALRALESGELEYNAGKLSQLVEETDSRLAILTQDSPDPDSIASAAALQAIADHLDIESDIIYLGDVGHQENRAFVNLLGIDLVQWDEIEDHSVYDTVALVDHATSAEMNLTVDIIIDHHEAEETHDPDFVDIRPNMSSTSTIMTKYIQEFDMNVSEEVATALLYGIRAETLDFKRDTTPADLTAAAYLYPFANHDTLEQVESPSMSPETLDVLAEAITNRDVQGSHLVSNAGFVRDREALTQAASHLLDLEGVTTTAVFGIADETIFLAGRSKDIRINIGKVLADAYGEIGETAGHSTQASAEIPLGIFTGIEISEDTRDTLLKLTEEAVKRTLFDAMGVDGSEGSNGN from the coding sequence ATGAGTACGGGGGTTACGATCTCGTCCATCTCGGATTACGCGATTCTCGGCTGCGGGAGTGTGGGGTACGCCGTCGCCGAGGAACTCGTCGAGCAGGGGAAGGACGTCGTCATTATCGACCGCGATGAGAGCCGCGTCGAATCCCTGCGCGATCAGGATCTCGACGCCCGCACCGCCGACATCCGCGAACCCGAGTCCGCCGACCTCGTCGCCGAACGCGACGTCGTCTTGATCCTCGCCTCCGACGTCGAGGCGAACAAGAAAGCGGTCGAGCACATCCGTTCCAGAAACGACGAGAGCCAGTTCCTCGTCGCACGCGCGAGCGACCCGGTCTCCGGCGACGAACTCTCCGACCTCGGCGCCGACATCGTCATCAACCCCTCGTCCGTCATCGCGGAGTCCGCGCTCCGGGCGCTCGAGTCCGGCGAACTCGAGTACAACGCCGGCAAACTCTCCCAGCTGGTCGAGGAGACGGACTCGCGGCTGGCGATCCTGACCCAGGACAGTCCCGATCCGGACTCGATTGCTAGCGCGGCCGCGCTGCAGGCGATCGCCGACCATCTCGACATCGAGTCGGACATCATCTATCTGGGCGACGTCGGCCACCAGGAGAACCGCGCGTTCGTCAACCTTCTGGGAATCGACCTCGTCCAGTGGGACGAGATCGAGGACCACTCGGTGTACGACACCGTCGCGCTCGTCGATCACGCGACGTCCGCCGAAATGAACCTCACGGTCGACATCATCATCGACCACCACGAGGCCGAGGAGACCCACGATCCCGACTTCGTCGACATCCGACCGAACATGTCCTCGACGTCGACGATCATGACGAAGTACATCCAGGAGTTCGATATGAACGTCTCCGAGGAGGTCGCCACGGCACTCCTCTACGGGATCCGCGCGGAGACCCTGGATTTCAAACGCGACACTACCCCCGCCGACCTGACCGCTGCGGCCTATCTCTACCCCTTCGCGAACCACGACACCTTAGAGCAGGTCGAGTCGCCGTCGATGTCACCCGAGACGCTGGACGTCCTCGCCGAAGCGATCACCAACCGGGACGTCCAGGGGAGTCACCTCGTTTCGAACGCCGGATTCGTCCGGGATCGAGAGGCGCTCACGCAGGCCGCGAGTCACCTCCTCGATCTCGAGGGCGTCACGACGACCGCCGTCTTCGGCATCGCCGACGAGACGATCTTCCTCGCGGGTCGTTCGAAGGACATCCGTATCAACATCGGGAAGGTGTTAGCCGACGCCTACGGCGAGATCGGCGAGACCGCAGGCCACTCGACGCAGGCCAGCGCAGAGATTCCGCTGGGTATCTTTACCGGGATCGAGATCTCGGAGGATACCCGCGATACGTTGCTCAAGCTAACCGAAGAGGCGGTCAAGCGGACGTTGTTCGACGCGATGGGTGTCGACGGCAGCGAAGGGTCCAACGGGAACTGA
- a CDS encoding type II toxin-antitoxin system HicB family antitoxin: MNERIITLLKDEKGTWTARDEILTIDAHADTRTEALSALDDVIDATTGEGTQEYTNEELRDAGIDPKEDRPRRKDSSRTLDELDFGGTALDGRWPSNDHE, encoded by the coding sequence ATGAACGAGCGCATCATTACACTCCTGAAGGATGAGAAGGGGACATGGACTGCGAGAGACGAAATCCTAACAATTGATGCTCATGCAGACACCCGCACTGAGGCGCTCTCTGCACTCGATGATGTCATCGACGCTACCACAGGCGAAGGGACACAGGAATACACCAACGAGGAACTCCGCGACGCCGGTATTGATCCTAAGGAGGATCGGCCACGACGTAAGGATAGTAGCCGAACGCTGGACGAGTTGGATTTCGGTGGGACCGCACTGGATGGCCGGTGGCCCTCAAATGATCACGAATAG
- a CDS encoding DUF429 domain-containing protein has product MTTSGETIVGVDACPIGWFATVIHNDGVRTETYEEFETLSETYTEADRILVDIPIGLPEDERRRCDEDASDLLGSRGMSVFYPPCRSAAELTHYEEANDEHRDQIGHGLSQQAHNIGRKSLQVADVVGERYDGVVRESHPELCFAALNGQPIAYSKSSDRGRGLRMKLLSNELDDAEALYRDTRDEYLLKEVRRDDILDSMVLAVAARDGNLTTVPPDPSSTEPRIYYPEFDVPILER; this is encoded by the coding sequence ATGACTACATCTGGCGAGACAATCGTCGGCGTCGATGCCTGCCCGATCGGATGGTTTGCGACAGTTATTCACAACGACGGCGTCAGAACGGAGACCTACGAAGAGTTCGAGACACTCAGTGAAACCTACACTGAAGCAGACAGAATCCTCGTAGACATCCCTATTGGACTCCCAGAAGACGAGCGACGTCGATGTGACGAGGATGCAAGCGATCTACTAGGTAGCCGGGGAATGTCGGTCTTCTACCCGCCGTGTCGAAGCGCAGCTGAACTCACTCATTACGAAGAGGCGAACGATGAACACCGCGACCAAATCGGCCACGGACTTTCTCAACAGGCACACAATATCGGTCGAAAGAGTCTGCAGGTCGCCGACGTCGTTGGAGAGCGATATGACGGGGTGGTGCGTGAGAGCCATCCCGAACTATGTTTTGCTGCCCTGAACGGCCAGCCAATCGCCTATTCGAAATCTTCAGACCGAGGTCGCGGGCTTCGGATGAAACTGCTCAGTAACGAACTCGACGACGCCGAAGCGCTTTATCGGGATACACGAGATGAATACCTTCTCAAAGAGGTCCGAAGAGACGACATCCTCGACTCTATGGTGCTTGCCGTCGCCGCGCGAGATGGGAACTTGACGACAGTACCCCCGGATCCCTCATCGACTGAACCACGAATCTATTACCCGGAGTTCGATGTGCCGATCTTGGAGAGATAA
- a CDS encoding DUF262 domain-containing protein gives MESGKKSLEELTTAGVFHVPEYQRYYSWTEPEWDDLWTDLYTLPPDKQHYFGTIIIQKTDKTESGGSTSGYGSSRAKPINLLIDGQQRLTSLSLLVRSMTECLEKIAPETDHEAEILDDVEEMRETLLVEDNIYQLQLLDKEDNKYLEWLLTGHNVHEPERPSQRKMIEAKEYFDEQLDDLTASPNVDPVDVAKKLKQLWEAILELELMVYVVDAANPEKATLIFDSVNDRGRSLSTFDKTKSFLMRMAYLAADDESEAQATIHRIRQSFGEMYNDHQTMLESPYVTDISDDAVQRYHFISYFDWSNSDEYSDPAFLSELKEHVRTLRREDPQACLEYIRDYTNSLERGFNALAKVLDCTGDDEISNLVYRIHRLRHATKFYPLLLKAWPTLNDDEKRDLLNAIETYIFRVYSIGNHRSHTGESSLYVRTRDISEDSPADVWVSKVVSLMNRYEDDSQFRRSLTASDLYSKASSQDLRYLFYFYNKHRADEKGERGGPTLTEAMSNDYTVEHIWPQSPDELPIENADEYPSPEARYDAYVHRLGNLTLASRPWNSKWGNAEFETKRDEGYVESKLWVQWDIQNEYDEWSVENIENREETIIEFVLEEWAAPETRLGDIEEPADAVDRLTKGEQFVLKALRQNTGGAVRRVIHGDASELPDSPFEEPNSNGKERSEVGSILSRLQNVGLAEQNKYTWSPTDEALAAEVPP, from the coding sequence ATGGAATCAGGAAAGAAATCGTTAGAGGAACTGACGACAGCGGGGGTGTTCCACGTTCCGGAGTATCAGCGCTACTACTCCTGGACCGAACCAGAGTGGGACGACCTCTGGACTGACCTCTACACGCTTCCACCGGACAAACAGCACTACTTCGGGACGATCATCATCCAGAAGACGGACAAAACGGAAAGCGGCGGGAGTACCAGTGGCTACGGCTCTTCCAGAGCGAAACCGATCAATCTCCTCATCGATGGCCAACAGCGCCTTACCTCGCTTTCGCTGCTGGTCCGCTCGATGACGGAGTGTCTGGAGAAAATCGCGCCGGAGACGGATCACGAGGCTGAGATCCTCGATGACGTCGAAGAGATGCGCGAGACGCTTCTCGTTGAGGACAACATCTACCAGCTCCAGTTACTCGACAAAGAGGACAACAAGTACCTCGAATGGCTGCTCACTGGGCACAACGTTCACGAGCCGGAGCGTCCGTCCCAGCGGAAGATGATCGAGGCGAAGGAATACTTTGACGAGCAACTCGACGACCTCACTGCATCCCCCAATGTCGATCCCGTGGACGTCGCTAAGAAACTCAAGCAACTCTGGGAGGCCATCCTAGAACTCGAACTGATGGTATATGTCGTTGACGCAGCCAACCCCGAAAAGGCGACACTAATCTTTGACAGCGTCAACGACCGCGGTCGGTCGCTCTCAACGTTCGATAAGACGAAATCTTTCCTGATGCGGATGGCCTACCTCGCTGCGGACGATGAAAGCGAGGCGCAGGCAACCATTCACCGAATTCGGCAATCCTTCGGGGAAATGTACAATGACCACCAAACGATGCTTGAGTCGCCATATGTCACCGACATCAGCGATGATGCGGTCCAGCGCTACCACTTCATCTCGTACTTCGACTGGTCGAACTCCGACGAGTACAGTGATCCTGCCTTCCTCAGCGAACTGAAAGAGCACGTTCGTACGCTTCGGCGGGAAGATCCCCAAGCGTGCTTGGAATACATTCGAGACTACACCAACAGCTTGGAGCGCGGATTCAACGCATTAGCAAAAGTGCTTGACTGTACCGGCGATGACGAAATTTCGAACCTCGTCTACCGAATACACCGTCTCCGTCATGCGACGAAATTCTACCCGTTGCTCCTCAAAGCGTGGCCGACCCTCAATGACGATGAAAAACGGGATCTACTGAACGCGATTGAGACGTACATCTTTCGCGTCTATTCGATTGGCAACCATCGTAGCCACACCGGAGAGTCCAGCCTCTACGTCCGCACACGGGACATCAGCGAAGACAGTCCCGCTGACGTCTGGGTGAGTAAGGTAGTTTCTCTGATGAACCGATACGAGGATGACTCGCAGTTTCGGCGATCCCTTACAGCTTCTGACCTGTACTCGAAAGCGAGCTCGCAGGATCTCCGGTACCTCTTCTACTTCTACAACAAACATCGAGCTGACGAGAAGGGTGAGCGCGGTGGACCAACGCTCACGGAAGCGATGAGCAACGATTACACGGTCGAACACATTTGGCCACAAAGTCCTGACGAACTCCCGATCGAGAACGCCGACGAGTATCCTAGCCCCGAAGCACGGTACGACGCGTATGTTCACCGACTCGGGAACCTCACGCTGGCGAGCAGACCGTGGAACTCGAAGTGGGGTAACGCTGAGTTCGAGACAAAGCGCGACGAGGGGTACGTGGAGTCGAAACTCTGGGTGCAATGGGACATCCAGAACGAGTACGACGAGTGGTCCGTCGAAAACATCGAGAACCGCGAGGAGACAATAATCGAGTTTGTCCTCGAAGAGTGGGCGGCACCCGAGACACGTCTTGGCGATATCGAAGAACCTGCAGACGCGGTTGACCGGCTTACGAAGGGGGAACAGTTCGTTCTCAAGGCGCTTCGCCAGAACACCGGCGGCGCGGTTCGTCGTGTCATCCACGGAGATGCGAGCGAACTTCCCGATTCACCGTTCGAAGAACCAAATTCGAACGGCAAAGAACGAAGCGAGGTGGGTTCAATTCTGAGTCGCCTACAGAACGTTGGCCTTGCTGAGCAGAATAAGTATACCTGGTCACCTACCGATGAGGCACTCGCCGCTGAGGTCCCTCCCTAA
- a CDS encoding helix-turn-helix transcriptional regulator produces the protein MSEEDEVLDVVSARRTILERLVTDALDASGLAAELGRSRSTVDRAVSDLETAGLIERTNGRYRTTVAGVLALEEFDRLADRLTTAASVSHLFAPIATNVPLDPPFLEGCNVVLTSASEAPGSTLHTPRAERIEPERALEKLLATGDSHRAVLPDVRHHVIDAYRDAIHEGISVAVALPSADIETLLVDRRQSTVAALETGRLTIHETERTPPYALIVVERVDGSGLASEEADAAAIVAVCVDDAIRGFVVNETPAALEWARERLETIWTNARRLSPDPAVE, from the coding sequence ATGAGCGAGGAGGACGAGGTACTGGACGTCGTGAGCGCCCGACGGACGATCCTCGAACGACTCGTGACGGACGCGCTAGATGCGAGCGGGCTGGCCGCCGAACTCGGCCGGTCGCGGTCGACCGTCGACAGGGCGGTGTCGGACCTCGAGACGGCCGGGTTGATCGAACGGACGAACGGCCGGTACCGAACGACCGTCGCCGGAGTACTCGCGCTCGAGGAGTTCGATCGACTCGCGGATCGTCTGACCACTGCTGCCAGCGTGAGCCACCTCTTCGCGCCGATAGCGACCAACGTACCGCTCGATCCGCCGTTTCTGGAAGGCTGTAACGTCGTGCTCACATCCGCGAGCGAGGCCCCCGGTTCGACGCTGCACACACCTCGCGCGGAGCGAATCGAACCCGAACGCGCGCTCGAGAAACTGCTCGCGACCGGCGACTCTCACCGCGCGGTCCTCCCCGACGTTAGACACCACGTCATCGACGCCTACCGTGACGCGATCCACGAGGGGATCTCGGTCGCCGTTGCCCTGCCGAGTGCCGACATCGAGACGTTGCTCGTCGATCGCCGTCAGTCGACCGTCGCGGCGCTCGAGACGGGACGACTGACGATCCACGAAACGGAGCGGACGCCGCCGTACGCGCTGATCGTCGTCGAGCGTGTCGACGGCAGTGGACTGGCGAGCGAGGAGGCAGACGCTGCGGCCATCGTCGCCGTCTGCGTCGACGACGCGATACGCGGGTTCGTCGTCAACGAGACGCCCGCCGCACTCGAGTGGGCGAGAGAGCGACTCGAGACGATATGGACGAACGCCCGGCGCCTGTCTCCCGACCCGGCGGTGGAGTGA
- a CDS encoding phosphotransacetylase family protein gives MTDTDTDTEIESTDTTTDAGTLLVSSLEESTGKTAITLALARLAREKGDSVGYMKPKGTRLQSNVGKTVDEDPMLARELLDLEAEMHDLEPVVYSPTFVEQAVRGREDPNELGERVREAFDGLAADHDRMFLEGGGRYDVGGIVDLTDVDLANLLDARVLLVAPYEVPGDVDDVLAAVETFGDRLAGIVFNDVADAAYDQLETDVVPFLEGRGIPVHGVIPSERTLSGVTVANLGDELGASMLVEEGADAYVERFTVGAMSADSALRHFRRTKDVAVITGGDRAEIHTAALEAPGVRCLILTGGHRPSGAILGQATEKGVPILSVQTDTLTTVERAEDVVRSGRTRDAETVDRMEALLADHAAVDAIL, from the coding sequence ATGACTGACACCGACACCGACACGGAGATCGAATCGACCGACACCACGACCGACGCGGGGACGCTCCTCGTCAGTTCGCTCGAGGAGAGCACCGGCAAGACGGCGATCACGCTGGCGCTCGCCCGCCTCGCCCGCGAGAAGGGCGACAGCGTCGGCTACATGAAACCGAAGGGGACTCGCCTGCAGAGCAACGTCGGAAAGACCGTAGATGAGGATCCGATGCTCGCCCGCGAACTGCTCGATCTCGAGGCCGAGATGCACGACCTCGAGCCGGTCGTCTACTCGCCGACGTTCGTCGAGCAGGCGGTTCGCGGCCGCGAGGATCCGAACGAACTCGGCGAGCGCGTCCGAGAAGCGTTCGACGGACTCGCGGCCGATCACGACCGGATGTTTCTCGAGGGCGGCGGGCGGTACGACGTCGGAGGAATCGTCGACCTCACCGATGTCGACCTCGCAAATCTGCTCGACGCACGCGTGCTGCTGGTCGCTCCCTACGAGGTTCCGGGCGACGTCGACGACGTGCTCGCGGCCGTCGAGACGTTCGGCGATCGACTCGCCGGTATCGTCTTCAACGACGTCGCGGACGCGGCGTACGATCAGCTCGAGACGGACGTCGTCCCCTTCCTCGAGGGGCGCGGAATCCCGGTTCACGGCGTGATTCCGAGCGAACGAACGCTCTCGGGTGTGACGGTCGCGAATCTCGGGGACGAACTGGGCGCGTCGATGCTCGTCGAGGAGGGTGCCGACGCCTACGTCGAGCGGTTTACCGTCGGTGCGATGAGCGCCGACAGCGCCCTGCGCCACTTTCGACGCACGAAGGACGTCGCGGTCATCACGGGCGGTGATCGGGCCGAAATCCACACCGCCGCGCTCGAGGCGCCGGGTGTCCGCTGTCTTATCCTGACGGGTGGACATCGGCCGTCCGGCGCAATCCTCGGCCAGGCTACCGAGAAAGGCGTCCCGATCCTTTCGGTGCAAACGGATACGCTGACGACGGTCGAGCGCGCGGAGGACGTCGTCCGGAGCGGGCGCACTCGAGATGCGGAGACGGTCGATCGAATGGAGGCGTTGCTCGCCGATCACGCGGCCGTCGATGCGATACTATAG
- a CDS encoding PRC-barrel domain-containing protein, which produces MDDTHQEITSLVGREVYSNNGVFVGEVEDLQLNVDSETIQGLALGNLNSELFSEEAKIGQGVIVPYRWVRSVGDVILVNDVIERVREPDEEEEDEIVA; this is translated from the coding sequence ATGGACGACACACACCAGGAGATCACTTCTCTCGTCGGTCGTGAGGTCTACTCGAACAACGGCGTTTTCGTCGGCGAGGTCGAAGACCTCCAGTTGAACGTCGACAGCGAGACGATTCAGGGACTCGCGCTCGGCAACCTGAACTCGGAACTGTTTAGCGAGGAGGCCAAGATCGGACAGGGCGTAATCGTCCCGTACCGCTGGGTCCGATCCGTCGGCGACGTGATTCTCGTCAACGACGTCATCGAACGGGTTCGCGAACCGGACGAGGAAGAGGAAGACGAGATCGTCGCCTGA
- a CDS encoding McrC family protein — protein sequence MSTVDEVYEYGQDTFNVPERGEIRIEGCPSSIGDQLRRASFTQKSPGVFTKSQAALNGDQEYEVVTVTVDGDENEVIHVEATDIIGVVSLTPSSKVQVDPKIDWEHIFDMLLAVYDQNRSIEYHGIPLQDFLSDDIHLDDVFVVLAINYLDGLETIHRQGYIRDLVIRRLDSLDGRGEIDVEQTLLNHARGTLEPHWVRNETEYDNAANSLLHFAGKTLLRLFRQNSQQNDHPAYDRIFSEVHREVERLESMGVGSGLDRMDEYRRLSLSDIPKQRRYYQKAFDVAKAVMSSSLGQQLRDGPRELVVDYVLNMESLFEQYSQVVIERELSYIKSYDHLGDLDDVTPVRSPSVNPFEGEGQIYHEPDHALQEGDETLAVLDSKYYAEGHDPVKESPSRSRLFSYAYLLHADRLAFLCPLLEPKRRRVTQTGAELQIVSPEGEFTLDRYGNVVHGYLHDVLVRKSTELEAFRAVAENRLCLDGVEEADLSEAKSMSGPFIFKDVRDFSLRVLKAAADEHSWEVRNRYDLEQDGDWTREQIETRCKQRYEHTTTCIPVFCREQGQEWIDLYFLNGSGEVEKEGPLKLL from the coding sequence ATGAGCACCGTTGACGAAGTCTACGAGTACGGGCAAGACACTTTCAACGTCCCCGAGCGAGGGGAGATCCGGATAGAGGGCTGTCCGTCGTCCATCGGGGACCAGCTTCGTCGCGCTTCCTTCACACAAAAGAGTCCAGGCGTCTTCACGAAGAGTCAGGCGGCACTCAACGGCGATCAGGAGTACGAGGTCGTGACGGTCACCGTAGACGGAGACGAGAACGAGGTGATCCACGTCGAGGCGACGGACATCATCGGCGTAGTGAGCCTCACACCGTCGTCGAAAGTACAGGTCGATCCGAAGATTGACTGGGAGCACATCTTCGACATGCTGTTGGCCGTCTACGACCAGAACCGGTCCATCGAGTATCATGGGATCCCGCTGCAGGATTTCCTCTCCGACGATATCCACCTCGACGACGTCTTTGTGGTCTTGGCAATCAACTACCTCGACGGGTTAGAGACGATTCACCGACAAGGGTACATCCGCGATCTGGTCATCCGGCGACTCGACAGTCTCGATGGGCGGGGTGAGATCGACGTCGAACAGACGCTCTTGAACCACGCGCGCGGGACGCTGGAGCCACATTGGGTCCGCAACGAGACTGAGTACGATAACGCCGCGAACTCGCTGCTCCACTTCGCCGGAAAGACCCTGCTTCGGCTCTTCCGACAGAACTCGCAGCAGAACGACCACCCTGCGTACGACCGCATCTTCTCGGAAGTTCACCGAGAGGTGGAACGCTTGGAGAGTATGGGTGTCGGGAGCGGGTTGGACCGGATGGACGAGTATCGACGCCTCTCGCTCAGTGACATTCCGAAGCAGCGACGGTACTATCAAAAGGCGTTCGACGTCGCTAAAGCGGTGATGTCGTCGTCACTCGGCCAGCAACTTCGTGACGGTCCGCGAGAGTTGGTCGTAGATTACGTCCTAAACATGGAGTCATTGTTTGAACAGTACTCTCAGGTCGTCATCGAGCGCGAGCTCTCGTACATCAAGTCCTACGACCACCTCGGCGACCTCGACGACGTGACACCCGTTCGGTCACCGTCCGTGAATCCGTTCGAGGGAGAGGGACAAATATACCACGAACCGGACCACGCGCTGCAGGAGGGTGACGAGACACTGGCCGTACTGGATTCGAAGTACTACGCGGAGGGTCACGATCCGGTTAAGGAATCACCGTCCAGGTCACGACTGTTCAGCTACGCCTACCTCCTCCACGCTGACCGACTCGCGTTCCTCTGTCCGCTACTTGAACCGAAGCGCCGGCGAGTCACCCAAACTGGTGCTGAACTGCAAATTGTCTCACCTGAGGGCGAATTCACCTTGGACCGATACGGCAACGTCGTCCACGGCTACCTGCACGACGTACTCGTTCGGAAATCAACCGAACTCGAAGCCTTCCGCGCTGTCGCAGAGAATCGACTATGCCTCGACGGCGTCGAAGAGGCGGATCTGAGTGAAGCGAAATCAATGAGTGGGCCGTTCATCTTCAAGGACGTTCGGGATTTCTCGCTGCGCGTTCTCAAGGCTGCCGCCGACGAGCACTCGTGGGAGGTCCGCAATCGGTACGACCTAGAGCAGGACGGTGACTGGACGCGGGAGCAAATCGAGACGCGCTGTAAGCAGCGCTACGAGCACACGACAACGTGCATCCCTGTGTTCTGCCGTGAACAGGGTCAGGAGTGGATCGACCTGTACTTCCTGAACGGAAGTGGTGAAGTCGAGAAAGAAGGACCACTGAAACTTCTGTAG